A single window of Psychrobacter raelei DNA harbors:
- a CDS encoding AraC family transcriptional regulator: MSNAPPPQRLFIRTYGQQPKGHSHRHLQITIPLTGTINMIMNDEVLNVHYGEAVIIPSHMFHQFKAQEDFRFLVMDLPQTLNLNHFLRNNSQGINDNYQANNYKNSDLHIPLDEKTLLFIQFIEKQLTTAGNTTIEALMLELLTELISSLDRPYRPDSRITKVINRIDQDIAAPHCIASLAEVACLSPSQFKAVFKHQLGCLPNDYITEKRMQKALGLILDTDLPIAIIAEQCGYRSVPAFIRRFKQTYNQTPNKMRINS, from the coding sequence ATGAGTAACGCACCTCCGCCACAGCGCTTATTTATTCGAACCTATGGTCAGCAGCCAAAGGGGCATAGTCACCGCCATCTGCAAATCACTATTCCTCTCACCGGCACCATCAACATGATAATGAACGATGAGGTGCTTAACGTTCATTATGGTGAAGCAGTGATTATACCTAGCCACATGTTCCATCAGTTTAAGGCACAAGAGGATTTTCGTTTTCTGGTCATGGACTTACCTCAAACGCTCAATCTGAATCATTTCCTACGAAATAATTCTCAAGGCATCAATGACAACTATCAAGCTAATAACTATAAAAATAGTGATTTACACATTCCTCTTGATGAGAAGACACTGTTGTTTATACAGTTTATTGAAAAACAATTAACCACTGCTGGCAATACTACAATTGAAGCGCTTATGCTTGAACTATTAACTGAACTCATTAGCTCTCTCGATAGGCCTTACCGTCCAGACTCTCGGATTACCAAAGTCATTAACAGAATAGACCAAGATATTGCAGCCCCTCATTGCATTGCATCTTTGGCAGAGGTTGCCTGCCTCAGTCCTAGCCAATTTAAGGCTGTGTTTAAGCACCAACTGGGATGTTTGCCAAATGATTATATTACCGAAAAACGTATGCAAAAAGCACTAGGACTTATCTTAGATACAGATTTGCCAATCGCTATTATTGCCGAACAATGTGGTTATCGTAGTGTACCTGCCTTTATAAGACGATTTAAACAAACATACAATCAAACGCCTAATAAAATGCGTATCAATTCATAG
- a CDS encoding DMT family transporter: MNILPYVIISLLGGAIVPLQLAIVNAFRESTQASQIQATFYLYLGGTAASLIMSYLISGGIKPPEVANASWWMWSPGFLGSLYILFMFIAAPKIGSGNTLLWVFLGQMYFAIILSQTGLFGLEIRQIDVYKLSGLLLVTLGGLIMIYGESKK; encoded by the coding sequence ATGAATATTTTACCTTATGTGATTATCAGTTTATTAGGTGGCGCTATTGTGCCGCTACAACTCGCCATTGTAAATGCTTTTAGAGAAAGCACCCAAGCTTCACAAATTCAAGCTACTTTCTATTTGTATCTTGGTGGTACAGCTGCCTCGTTAATAATGTCGTATCTTATAAGTGGTGGTATTAAACCTCCAGAGGTCGCAAATGCAAGTTGGTGGATGTGGTCTCCAGGGTTTCTTGGTAGTCTTTATATTTTATTTATGTTTATTGCTGCACCAAAGATAGGATCGGGTAATACGCTATTATGGGTATTTCTTGGACAGATGTATTTTGCGATAATTCTAAGCCAAACAGGTCTGTTTGGGCTTGAAATTAGACAAATTGATGTTTATAAATTATCAGGCCTTTTGTTAGTAACGTTAGGTGGGTTAATTATGATTTATGGTGAATCTAAAAAGTAA
- the rlmKL gene encoding bifunctional 23S rRNA (guanine(2069)-N(7))-methyltransferase RlmK/23S rRNA (guanine(2445)-N(2))-methyltransferase RlmL, translating to MSTPTSENTPLTTNATDDTPSSTRYDIVITCADGLEAPLQTELSHMDIVSDIKSTGRLSVSATLEQVYRICLWSRVASRVLLPLKKRNINKEYDVAEQLNGLAKTIDWTQWFGLDNTFAIRMSVDKRVQVSQQFAMLRIKDAIADTFTEKLDARPDVDSNHPDFPIYATVNDKQAEIFLDLSGTSLHRRGYRVAMTDAPLKENLAAGLLYSVGWHKTKNSYSALIDPMCGSGTFIIEALLMQCDYAVGIDKAESQFGFYHWHEHNSELWQQCVNEAQQRFHTGLEKAASGKLPTIMGFDADAGAIKATHKNLIAAGLIEIIPHLTLEQRPLSQLKIALAKPLLDRKLKRPLVITNPPYGERLGESDFIKPLYQGLGLTLKEIFAKQKYQPILGLLAAHVEQADVLPIEDPQTLRCHNGAITVYFRHGQLIRKEGESLITRFEKTEIKVDEAQDFVNRLQKNVNHLKKLAAKEDVTNLRVYDADLPDYKVAIDVYGDYVHVQEWAPPKSIPPETARKRFNLALMGIREVFGINREQIFIKTRARQVGNTQYGNPEASAQSKESKNAPELKKDNRNRYKGNKFQQAREEAKRQEAQRLAQKKRKMHVVQEDGAYFYVNFTDYLDTGLFIDHRNMRSMIRSASRGADVLNLFAYTCTASVHAALGGAKSVTSVDLSQNYLDWGKQNFALNGLDVTTSRYQFIASDIFDWIKDNTDQFDVIFIDPPTFSNSKKFQGTFDVQRDHTALINRAMNRLANGGVIYFSNNFTKFELDETLYDRYEVTEITSETIGFDFNPKKPIHHSFEIRHKL from the coding sequence ATGTCCACCCCTACATCCGAAAATACCCCCTTAACCACCAACGCAACAGACGATACTCCATCCAGCACACGCTATGATATTGTTATCACTTGTGCCGACGGCTTAGAAGCACCTTTGCAAACAGAGCTGAGTCACATGGATATCGTCAGTGACATCAAAAGTACGGGGCGTCTGAGTGTCTCGGCCACGTTAGAGCAGGTGTATCGTATATGTCTGTGGTCACGTGTCGCCTCACGGGTATTACTACCACTCAAAAAGCGTAATATTAATAAAGAATACGATGTTGCTGAGCAGCTAAATGGCCTTGCAAAGACCATTGATTGGACCCAGTGGTTTGGGCTCGATAATACCTTTGCGATTCGCATGAGCGTTGATAAAAGAGTTCAAGTGAGCCAGCAGTTTGCGATGCTGCGTATCAAAGATGCCATTGCCGATACATTCACCGAGAAGCTCGATGCCCGCCCTGATGTTGACAGCAATCATCCAGATTTTCCGATTTATGCCACGGTGAATGACAAACAGGCAGAGATTTTTTTAGACTTATCGGGTACCAGCTTGCACCGCCGTGGCTACCGTGTCGCCATGACAGATGCACCGCTAAAAGAGAACTTAGCTGCAGGCCTACTGTACAGCGTGGGCTGGCATAAAACCAAAAACAGCTACAGCGCTCTCATTGACCCGATGTGTGGCTCAGGTACCTTTATTATCGAAGCGCTACTGATGCAGTGCGACTATGCGGTGGGCATCGATAAAGCAGAATCACAATTTGGTTTTTATCACTGGCATGAGCACAACTCTGAGCTGTGGCAGCAGTGTGTCAATGAGGCACAACAGCGCTTTCATACGGGCTTAGAAAAAGCCGCCTCAGGTAAATTGCCAACGATTATGGGCTTCGATGCTGATGCTGGCGCGATTAAAGCCACCCACAAAAACTTAATTGCCGCAGGCCTTATTGAGATTATTCCACATTTGACCTTAGAGCAGCGTCCGCTGTCACAGCTAAAGATAGCTTTGGCCAAACCGCTATTAGACCGTAAGCTAAAACGTCCTTTGGTGATTACCAACCCGCCTTATGGCGAGCGTTTGGGCGAAAGTGACTTTATTAAGCCCTTGTATCAAGGCCTAGGTTTGACTTTAAAAGAGATTTTTGCCAAACAAAAATATCAACCTATTCTGGGTCTGCTTGCCGCTCATGTCGAACAAGCTGACGTGCTGCCTATTGAAGACCCGCAAACTTTGCGCTGTCATAATGGCGCCATTACCGTGTATTTCCGTCATGGTCAGCTGATCCGCAAAGAGGGCGAAAGCCTAATCACCCGCTTTGAGAAAACCGAAATTAAAGTGGATGAAGCGCAAGATTTCGTCAACCGTCTTCAAAAGAATGTGAACCATCTAAAAAAACTGGCTGCCAAAGAAGATGTGACCAACTTGCGTGTTTATGATGCAGATTTGCCCGACTATAAAGTGGCCATTGATGTTTATGGCGACTATGTCCATGTGCAAGAGTGGGCTCCGCCGAAGAGTATTCCACCAGAAACTGCTCGCAAACGCTTTAATCTTGCGCTCATGGGTATCCGTGAAGTGTTTGGCATCAACCGAGAGCAAATCTTTATCAAGACCCGTGCTCGACAAGTGGGTAACACTCAATATGGCAACCCTGAAGCCAGCGCTCAATCTAAAGAGTCAAAAAATGCCCCAGAGCTTAAAAAGGACAACCGCAATCGCTATAAAGGCAATAAGTTTCAGCAAGCCCGTGAAGAGGCCAAGCGCCAAGAAGCTCAGCGTCTGGCACAAAAGAAACGTAAAATGCATGTGGTGCAAGAAGACGGCGCTTACTTTTATGTTAACTTCACCGATTATCTAGATACCGGCCTGTTTATTGACCACAGAAATATGCGTAGTATGATTCGCTCTGCTAGCCGCGGTGCGGATGTATTAAACTTATTTGCTTATACCTGTACTGCCAGTGTTCACGCCGCACTTGGCGGGGCAAAATCAGTGACCAGTGTCGATTTATCGCAAAACTATCTGGACTGGGGCAAACAAAACTTTGCGCTAAATGGTCTAGATGTGACCACCAGCCGTTATCAGTTTATTGCCTCTGATATCTTTGACTGGATTAAAGACAATACCGATCAGTTTGATGTGATATTTATCGATCCACCAACGTTCTCAAACTCAAAGAAGTTCCAAGGGACATTTGATGTGCAACGTGACCACACAGCACTGATTAACCGTGCCATGAACCGTTTGGCTAATGGTGGTGTGATTTACTTCTCTAATAACTTTACTAAGTTTGAGTTAGATGAAACGCTGTATGATCGTTATGAAGTCACTGAGATTACCAGTGAAACCATTGGTTTTGACTTTAATCCCAAAAAGCCAATTCACCACAGTTTTGAGATTCGTCATAAGCTTTAA